The DNA region AACTGGGGCTGGCTGCCAGCCATGCTTTACCTTCTCCTGGGTGTAGCCTTCCTGGGCTGGGTTCATGATTATACCTCCACCATGGTGGGCATCCGCAAAGAAGGGATGAGTTTGGGGGGGATGAGCTATACCCTGATTTCTCCCCGGGCGCGAACCCTGATCAGCATCTTTATTTATTTCAACCTCATGCTCAGCTTCGGGGCCTTTGCGCTGTTCATCGCCGCAACCCTCACCAAATCAACGGGCCCCTTAGGGATTATCATCTGGGTGCTGATGGGCGTTCTGACCGGCCAGATGATTTATAAATGGAAGCAATCCATCATCACAACCACTCTGGTGACCGTGATAATTACTTTTTTCGGTATTTTTTACCTCACCAGTCTCGAGCCGGTGATGGCATTTTTCAAGGCCATCAGTGGCGGTGACAAGCCCCCGATTATTTTCGGAGTCGTTAACCAACCCACGTTTATCTGGGTACTCGCCGTCCTGTTATTCTGCTATTTCGGGGCGGTCCTCCCCATCTGGCGCTGGGCTCAACCCATCAACTACCTTGGTTTCTGGGTAGTATTCATCGGAATGATCGGAATTGGTCTGGGAGTTCTTTTCGGAAATCCCTCTTTCGGCAACTTCCCAGCCTTCAAGGGATGGTGGTGGGGAAATAACCCCCTATGGCCGATGCTTTTCGTCACCCTCATGTGCGGAGCGGTCTCCGGCTGGCACTCCCTGGTAGGCAGCTCCGGCACAGCCCGCATGATTGAAAAAGAAACGGATACTTTGCCCGTTGCCGGGGGCGCCATGCTCCTGGAGATGATCATGGGCATGCTGGCCTTGATTATCGCCGTGTCGGCCTTCGGAAGCTTCGAAGGATATGCGGCGGCTTTCAAGAAAGGCGCGGGTGCGGTCTTCTCTGTAGGGGCGGCGAATTTC from Deltaproteobacteria bacterium includes:
- a CDS encoding carbon starvation CstA family protein translates to MSIFVLILSIIWVVLVYRVYGRYVDRKIVQSDPKKATPAVMYMDGVEFMPANKNVLFGFQFKSICGLGPVVGAIMAVNWGWLPAMLYLLLGVAFLGWVHDYTSTMVGIRKEGMSLGGMSYTLISPRARTLISIFIYFNLMLSFGAFALFIAATLTKSTGPLGIIIWVLMGVLTGQMIYKWKQSIITTTLVTVIITFFGIFYLTSLEPVMAFFKAISGGDKPPIIFGVVNQPTFIWVLAVLLFCYFGAVLPIWRWAQPINYLGFWVVFIGMIGIGLGVLFGNPSFGNFPAFKGWWWGNNPLWPMLFVTLMCGAVSGWHSLVGSSGTARMIEKETDTLPVAGGAMLLEMIMGMLALIIAVSAFGSFEGYAAAFKKGAGAVFSVGAANFLGNIGIPESSALDFSNIMFAVIGLTLIHLGVRFMRLYGADVLGEFWPIFKNVHFSTIFTLILFAVFCFTGVLSTLWFLGGAFNQMLASMALLIASCWLAYERKNYRFTLAPSIFLFVTTIAAAIWVSYGQIKHFFVTPNITTDRAIGDWLTGLIALFLVFCASVLIKDAFAAIRKFTSEKREGAPAPAPTGGAK